In the Phaseolus vulgaris cultivar G19833 chromosome 7, P. vulgaris v2.0, whole genome shotgun sequence genome, one interval contains:
- the LOC137828157 gene encoding uncharacterized protein, whose product MKGFSFIGFSFLLLLFPVSLFLSSVSAFSPAGSIRHPVKFIIGEVEENLGQWKSEFTEVAPAPGPKGEDVLILAANRTNRPDILRGFHRYRGGWDIADQHYWASVGFTGAPGFVLAALWFISFGLALVIHLCCGWAINIKGKGSNHSRRICLILLISLTFAAATGCILLSVGQDKFHDQALDTLHYFVNQSDYTVQTLRNVTEYLSLAKTINVTRIVLPSDVMDSIDKLNVDLNTAANTLSEKTNENSVKIRRVFNDVRLALYVVAAVMLLLALVGLVLSVLGYQHAILTFVITGWLLVAATFILCGVFMILNNAISDTCMAMGEWVANPHTESALSNVLPCVDQSTTNKTLFQSKQVVINIANVVNQFIYNAANLNITQGTPGYYNQSGPKMPSLCYPFDSQFQERQCTNQEVSSANASMVWKNFECEVSESGFCTTVGRVTPEIYLQIVAAVNESYALEHYTPPLLSLQNCNFVRDAFTKITSNYCPPLNHSLKIINVGLGLVSVGVLLCLVLWILYANRPQRREVFEKSSMPETTTHLALTNANSEV is encoded by the exons ATGAAGGGCTTTTCCTTCATTGGGTTTTCGTTTTTGCTGCTCCTCTTCCCCGTGTCACTGTTTCTCAGCTCGGTTTCAGCTTTTTCTCCAGCTGGGTCGATTCGGCATCCCGTCAAGTTTATTATAG GGGAGGTAGAAGAGAATTTGGGTCAATGGAAGAGTGAATTCACTGAAGTAGCTCCAGCACCAGGGCCTAAAGGTGAGGATGTTCTTATTCTGGCGGCAAACAGGACCAATAGGCCTGACATTCTGCGAGGATTCCATCGATATCGAGGTGGTTGGGATATTGCAGATCAGCATTATTGGGCT TCTGTGGGATTCACTGGTGCACCTGGTTTCGTTCTTGCTGCCCTGTGGTTTATCTCGTTTGGCTTGGCGCTTGTGATTCATCTATGCTGTGGATGGGCAATTAACATAAAGGGCAAAGGATCAAATCATTCCCGAAGGATTTGTCTTATACTGCTTATATCATTGACTTTTGCTGCTGC AACTGGATGTATCCTCCTTTCTGTTGGGCAGGATAAGTTCCATGATCAAGCCTTGGATACCCTTCATTATTTTGTCAATCAGTCAGATTATACAGTGCAAACTCTAAGAAATGTCACAGAGTATCTCTCCCTTGCAAAAACCATCAATGTCACTAGGATTGTTCTTCCATCTGATGTCATGGATAGTATTGACAAGCTGAATGTGGATCTAAATACTGCAGCAAACACACTTTCTGAGAAGACAAATGAAAATTCAGTAAAAATTCGAAGAGTGTTCAATGACGT GCGTCTAGCTTTGTATGTAGTAGCAGCTGTGATGCTTCTGCTGGCTCTTGTTGGGCTAG TCCTTTCTGTCCTTGGATATCAGCACGCAATCCTCAC ATTTGTTATCACTGGATGGTTACTTGTTGCAGCCACATTCATTCTTTGTGGAGTATTCATGATCCTTAATAA TGCAATTTCTGATACCTGCATGGCTATGGGAGAGTGGGTTGCAAATCCACACACAGAATCTGCTCTTAGTAATGTTCTTCCGTGTGTTGATCAGAGTACCACAAACAAAACACTCTTCCAAAGTAAGCAAGTGGTCATCAACATTGCAAATGTAGTCAATCAGTTCATCTATAATGCTGCAAACCTAAATATAACACAAGGTACTCCTGGCTACTACAATCAGTCTGGACCTAAAATGCCATCTTTATGCTACCCTTTTGACTCTCAGTTTCAAGAGCGTCAATGCACCAATCAGGAAGTTTCTTCCGCCAATGCTTCAATG GTTTGGAAGAACTTTGAATGTGAGGTGTCTGAATCTGGCTTTTGCACTACAGTGGGGAGGGTTACCCCAGAGATTTACTTGCAGATAGTAGCTGCAGTGAATGAAAGCTATGCTTTAGAACACTACACCCCACCTTTACTTAGTCTTCAGAATTGCAATTTTGTGAGAGATGCATTCACAAAAATTACTTCAAACTACTGTCCTCCATTAAACCATTCCCTCAAGATTATCAACGTAGGACTTGGTCTTGTTTCAGTGGGTGTTCTGCTCTGCCTTGTTCTTTGGATACTCTATGCAAACCGCCCACAAAGAAGGGAAGTGTTTGAGAAGTCATCCATGCCAGAAACCACCACACATTTAGCCTTGACAAATGCAAATAGTGAAGtatag
- the LOC137829484 gene encoding exonuclease V, chloroplastic-like codes for MDKQNCSPTTNHKLSDEENFHTEDSAPSKHTPPSASKLNRNAKSIDSVKAKRNMSMCSEPDIEDCGDFLRKKKPKADNTTLLHRFRSKRGLSVTDVSKTEWCERQMEFSLLFEEWKNNECKQMDFGGGRRNNEAMKAGRNRHVELEEEVHTTVELKVKSREDEMAMKLLNFINGVNQLLFDGLTRELPILSFASAEGIWMVGKIDEVQMPRAKRDRNPILVETKTRFQDTVPSEAQRRNGRIQLMCYKYLWDNLVAHAHHDFPCKELYDYFELNPRATQSKDLQAACYESGFTALILGDVVRHYQNTCKRLPPSNDMLVLRYEFQRDHSVLEEEKVAYDEGWVKSEIESCLELWLGQREASYVAEDEQWKCGHCKFISECEIYTDNNSESTESFASDSSIG; via the coding sequence ATGGACAAGCAGAACTGTAGTCCCACCACAAATCACAAACTAAGCGATGAAGAAAACTTTCACACCGAAGATTCTGCACCCTCAAAACATACCCCTCCTTCAGCCTCTAAGTTGAATAGAAATGCCAAGTCAATTGACTCAGTTAAAGCCAAGAGAAATATGTCCATGTGTTCAGAACCTGATATAGAGGACTGTGGCGATTTtctgaggaagaagaagccgaAAGCAGACAACACCACCTTACTCCACCGGTTTAGGAGCAAGAGAGGCTTGTCTGTCACTGATGTCTCCAAAACTGAATGGTGTGAAAGGCAAATGGagttttctcttttatttgAAGAATGGAAGAACAATGAATGCAAGCAAATGGACTTTGGAGGAGGAAGGAGGAACAATGAAGCTATGAAAGCTGGTAGAAATCGACATGTTGAACTCGAAGAGGAGGTTCACACTACGGTGGAACTGAAGGTGAAGTCACGTGAAGATGAGATGGCAATGAAACTTCTTAACTTCATAAATGGGGTGAATCAATTGCTGTTTGATGGGTTGACACGCGAGCTTCCAATACTGAGTTTTGCTTCTGCAGAAGGCATATGGATGGTGGGGAAAATTGATGAAGTTCAAATGCCAAGAGCAAAGAGAGATCGCAATCCGATTCTAGTTGAGACAAAGACTCGTTTCCAAGACACAGTTCCTTCAGAAGCACAGAGAAGAAACGGAAGGATTCAGTTAATGTGTTACAAGTATCTGTGGGACAATTTAGTGGCACATGCTCATCATGATTTCCCATGCAAAGAGTTGTATGATTATTTTGAGTTGAATCCTCGTGCCACTCAGAGTAAAGATCTACAAGCAGCATGCTACGAGTCTGGATTCACAGCACTGATCCTTGGTGATGTGGTGAGGCATTATCAAAATACATGCAAAAGGCTGCCACCATCTAATGATATGTTAGTGTTGCGATATGAGTTTCAAAGAGATCATTCAGTGCTGGAGGAAGAAAAGGTTGCATATGATGAAGGTTGGGTAAAGAGTGAAATAGAGAGTTGTCTTGAGTTGTGGCTTGGACAGAGAGAAGCCAGTTATGTGGCAGAGGATGAACAATGGAAGTGTGGTCACTGTAAATTTATTTCTGAGTGTGAAATATACACTGATAACAACAGTGAGAGCACAGAATCTTTTGCGAGTGATTCCTCAATTGGGTAG